The genome window TTAAAAAAGACAATCTTTTGAAATACTTTACTAGACGGGGTTTTGCCTTCTTTCAcgaaaaaaatcttttcttgACTTTAAAGAAAACCTATTAGTTGATCAATCATGGATCGAGATCCCTAAATAGAAGGTTGTTGTACTGACAAGTCAAGAATTTTTCCATGATGGgcaagaaaatttaaaaaaagtgaaacgaTGATTGATAAATAAGCAAATTTAATGGTTATGTTTAAATTCCACAATGAAAAACGTAGAGATTTGCAAGTCTGTTTTATTGTCTTTTTTCTCCCACTTTTAATAGATACACCTAAAGTATTATATAGGAGTTCAATACCCTTTTCTACTCGAAATCAAGCATAGAGATTCCAAAGGACACAGCTTTTCCACAATCAAATGATAGGATTAGACGATTTCCCTTTCTTgctttaaatttattttatttaattttttatttcttattatgtggAAATTGAACTAGTAAAAAGCGTAATTTTATTTATCAAGTGGGACAAAGTGAAAAAACAAGATAATATTTGTCTGAGTAGTCTATTTGTCTTTGAAGTAGTCAGCACCCACTTTAGAGTTTCATATATAGCCCGTTACAAGGATCTTCCATGCAATTACCATTCAATTTCTCAAAGAAAAAggttagagaaaaagaaaaagttaattGTCCGTTAGTATAAGATTAGGCTTATTCAATTACGAACCAATTgataaattgatatttgtgttgggatatatactattaaccatatatttggatatagtatttattatagaacaattatttattcattgtttaataaaaGAGTTAAATAGATCGTATTTTAGTATTTGTGTGTTTACTTACATATAGTAGATAGTTTGCTTATCTTACGAGAAGATTAAATAAaagttcttataagtataaaatttatgttcacgatctaagatgaaaaTTGGACATGCCGTCGGTATGATTATAAagcaagattaatataatgtatcttcgtTGTGGGAACGGTACGATTAAAATGTATACATCTTGAtcattttgtatgtatttaaACGGACCCAGTAATGAGATAagtgttttcttgaatatataaaacaaattctctagttcattaaatgtacttatgctcttaatcttgatataattattatgatcaatgtgatttgtttattattttgatttattaaaaggtacgactcgaTTGCGGAGATACATGTATttcctggtaaattggataatggcaaattacatttgtgaaataataattagtagatagaatccatgtctacgactttgagattgatgataccccgctatggatgcttataagtctctACGTGAAAACACATGGAGTGGATTTTGTATCAGCCACGTGATATAAGTTAAGCGGAAATATCGAAGTTGATTAgttaatgaattaaattgtcggtaatttaatttaattgattggtatcataatcttaacatggggggattaaataagatttaatgaaaGATTTGAGAAATTGAGCGGGGAGTGCGATTACGATTTTTTAGTGGAACGattcgtaatttattatggtaggattaattgagatatttcgaattaattccataataggaagcctcgttaattaaattatGTGGTCCTTCTTTGTGcggaataataaagaattaaatggaatattattttttgatgGAAAATAAAGACCGACGGgttttgaaaaaggaaaaaccaCAAGCACAcagttaaaataaaataacttttCCGCCAAGGAGGTGAAAGGGTTTTTCTGAGTTTTACTCTTTTTCCATAGAAATTAAGCACGTAATTTCGATTCACAGTATTATTCGTGTTACACAACGAGAGAGGAGGCGAAGGATGACGATGTTGGATGGTGTGTGCTCGTGGATGAAGATTCGATTTTTGGTTCTTAAATCAGCGCTTCGAAGATAAGTAtcgattttatgtttgattaaaatcTTTGATTATGTGTTTCTATTACCATACATTTCAATCCTGACTATTTACTTCCCATTACGTATGCCTATATTCCATCAATTTGTTCCTTATTTATTTACAAGAAATAAggtaaatgattatttttttaaaatactgtacgaaatattttaattttattcttgACTATACTTagaacactactaaaaaaactggATTTTCCGACCTCAAAAAACCGACCTCAGTTGAAGTCGgaaaaaaaccgacctcatgaggtcggtaaaatcgtaatagttatttttcaatttttttaaaaataaaccgacctcatgaggtcggtaatattgtatcaaaatttgaaaaataaaaagtaccGACTcactaaaataaatttaatatgATGGTAAAtattatcttttattatttttaatttaaaagaataccCATGAGGTCGGTATGCttttaacttaaaaataaaattattaaatataccgacctcatgaggtcggtaatattagccaaataaaattaaaagaaccCCAATTAATGAAACCCTTCTCTTtccatttctctctctttccctcTTAACGTTTTTgaggtctctctctctctaaaccTAATACACCGTCGACGTTACCAACAGTGCAGGGAGTCACCGTCGTCGTCGTCCACACCCAGAACCACCGCTGCCGTCGCCAGTTATCATCAACATTTGAGgttggttttctttcttttcttggctaAGAAATTTGTTACTGGGTTGAGTTGTTAGAGCTTCAGTTACTGAGTTGTTAGAGCTTCAGTTACTGAACTTGACATTAATTGTATGCTTCAATTTGCTGAATAAAAGAAGAGTAAACACAATTACACATAGAGGGTCTTCCATAAATTCTCAGAAAAATTACTTTGGCCATTTGGGGAtacaaaataatgaaattacTTTGGCTATATGGGGAATCAGATCTAGAAAATAGTGATGATGCTAAATGCAATTACCAATAAAGGGTCTTGAATATATTCTCCAAATATTACTTTGGCCATTTGGGGATACGAAATAATGAAATAACACTCAATTGGAGTGGAAAATCAGGAAAGATGAGAATACagatgggttttttttttttaattttttttacatgcTTCAATTACTGAAGTTGACATTATGtacttcaattttttgaaagaaatataTAAGAGCTAAACGCAATTAcacataaatattattaaataaattctTGAAAACCCACTTTGAAATTACGCATGTTTCCTTGagggtcttcttttttttttgtgtgtgtatgatTAATTTTTGGGGCAAATTTTCatgtgtttggttataaattTTGTGAATTTGTGATGGTTTCTTGATTCTAAGGCACATTATGAATAATAAACACATGATTAGAGGTTTGAAACACGTACGAAACGCTTTTCTAAAAATGATATCTGCTCCCTCTCCATTGCTATGGGATTTACGCAAATAGTTTTAGTGGATATGACATGCCTATGAATTTCTGCACTAAGCAAATAGTAAAGAAATTCTATTGGAAAACAAGAATGATGGAACTTAATCtttgaacttgaagaagaaagagtaTTTGCAGAAGgttgaaaagaaggaaaaagttaCTTTGcagtgaaagaaaagtaactcAGCAAAGTAACATTGAattgatttttataaataaaatatttaataaccAACACACCCTTTTAATAAAAGACACATCCTTTCATTTAActtctaaatttaaaataataataataataattattattattattatatttagaTAAAATCCCAACATAGGTATGGCTCAGGATCTGTCTTGATCTTATCTATCAATCAGCTATGTTGCAACTCCAAATTTGTTAAAATCAGTTATAAGAATCTTGTATATCCATTCTGGTCTATGTGAGTCCATTCTATTTCATACTAGATATTTGTCGAATTGTCGTTTAAGTCAAAACAGATAATTTCTAAAATAAGGTTCTttaatataaccttgtcctaaCACTGGCGCACAATGCTCTAGCCAGACTACAGAGGCTTTTGGCAAATCGTTGGACCTCGGGTTAATACGAATAGCTAAACTTTAGTTCTAACTAGGTGATATCGCCTATATGGATCCGCTGTTTCTAATTCGTTCTATTCTTAGCGAAATCCTTAGATTATAAGTCTTTTGAGACAATTTCTTTCCATTGTGTTGCATCTACTCACCAATTTGCATGTCTATGCGGGACATGGTCAAAACCATCTCAGACAATCGTTTATCCTTTATTTGTGCTACTTGCACTCTATGTCGGATTTGATCAATCATACAGTTGTTTAACATTATATGACTGCAATTCTATcttaatatcaatatttttacGATACTCTTCTTGTGGATATGTTGGGTCTTAGAGGTCCAGTATTCACTCTCGTATAACATTGTTGATCTCTCAATCCTTCTGTATGCTTGCATTTCAGTTTGTTAGGTATTTTATATCTGTCTATCTcataatacactcataatatcatatatcaatcaTCAAATTTCAGTTCTATGTGTTATGTCTCCGTCAGTCATGTCATTCTCTTAGAAGACACAAAACCATAATGACGTCTAatttcacttcattctttttatctttttatggAATCTAAACTTACGCCGCATTTATTCTTACTTCTACTTATTTGAAAACTTTTAATCTCATTAGTGCTTCCCTATAGTTTTAACTTTTGATTAACTCTCCTGTTAGTTTTGTCAAGTAACACAATATCTATGATCTATCTACAAGTAGCATAAGATAAAACGTCATCCTCACCATTATTAGTTAACCGTCGTTGTAATCTGCAAAGTGCAAAGTGACCTCTAAAACGATTGCTGAGCCCTTATAGGAAAACTCAGAAATTAGTTTATCCATGAATGAAGTGTTGAGGCTTCCAATGTTTGCACGGATAGTTGCAGCCATTGGGATGTCAAACCCACTTGCAGAATAGGGTGGAAAAAGTGGCCATGTTGTAACCTTGTAATGCATATTGTTTCGTTCTCTAGGTTCTGTTCATTTTCTTCAATCCAAAAGGTACAAAGTCCCTTGCTTTACTACTCTCTGCTGGTCTTTGTGTTCAATTGGCCTTCATtcttttgttgaattttttggGTGAACTCCAGATGTGTAGGTTTCTTGGTTGCATGctaatttttcttccttttttaaagccccaaattggTAATATCTTCcgtttgtttatttttcttccCTCATGTTTGCTTTCTCATTTCATAGGTTAGATGGTATTCCAGATTTTTCTTCTTGGTGTTTATGAATTGGTTAATGTTATGAAGGATGAGATTTTTTATGTGAGTATTGACTTGATGAGAAAGTTTGTTCTTTTAAAGCGCCTTAAGAGAAGCCATTTTCGTGAGCCTTTCAGTAACACCAAAAACAAACATAAACTGGCATTGAAAttcatttttatcaatttactTACTTCCCTCTTGGCGTTCCTCAAAATTAATGTTTTTTGCATGAATTATGTGTTTGTGATGATTCAGAGTTTGGAACTTGAGAAAATGCATTTTGGTGTGGAGACACGTGTTGATTTTGTGCTGTGGCTTGAAACTGACGTGTCTCTGAACATTCTAATGCGTTTGGGTGATCCAGCTGATGTGGTCTGTGCTGGCGCTGTTTCACGCCTTTGGCGCCAATTTGGTGAGTTGTTCAAGCTTTCACTTTTCTCTTTGTAGTATTTTTCTCTCTCATCATAATACTACACTCCTAATGATGTTAATTTTCCACAAAAAGTAAGTCATATATTGCAATTTCCTATTTCTATTGTGAGACTCTTATACTCATTGTCTATGTTTGCTATACTTATGAGCCTAAAAGCTCATAGTTGCTCTTTCTTTATATTCTCTCATCATTATAGATACTTAAGTATAGAGTCTTACCGATCAAAAAAGTAAATTAAAGAGCCTTTCTGCAGTGATAACATATTCTTTGTTTACATCTAGACCTAGTATGAGCAATGCCACTAAATCCACCATATGAATATACCTGGAATGAGTACAAATAAGTGAAGCCTCAGAAAGAGGAAGGAGAATCCTCTTAAGGGTACAACCAACGCAATCATAATCAAATTTCTTTGCTTTGTTCTCAAATACCATGTGCAAATTAATTCATGTATGAGACAAAAATACACTGTATATGAGAATCTCTcaaggttcaaaaagtaaggtTAGACCTCGACCAAATTACCTGGTCCTTTTTGGTTTTCCCAGGCGATATCAACAACCTAAAATGTTATGTAAGTTGAAATATTGTAATATGTCTCCGACCTTGGCTGTGAAGAACCTCTAATATGCGTCTATCTCTTGTGTCCCTATTTCTCTTTTATATTTTAGAGATCGTTGAAATCAAGTCCAGATTTCTAATGACTTGATTCCAAAGTGTCTAAGTTAGGGAAGAGCTGAGATGGATATTACATGAACCCCAGATTAATCGGTCCTTAAACTTGAATATTGTTCCTTTTCAAAATTTATGGTATCAACAGCAGATCACAAAACCGAGAATAAGCTGATTAGGATATGTTTCTGATCCTGGCAGGGTAGAGCTAATTACTATATGCCTCTTTCTCTGTTTCTCATATGTGCGTACACCGTGTTCCTTATGGTTCTTCTGTGCATTTTAGAAGCTTGTCTCCTCGTCCAGAAAAATTGAAAGAACGAAGATCTGCTTTCTCTAAGTAACTGTCAGAAGAAAGTTCTTCCGGTAAGCTGTGTGGACTTGATGAAGATCTTTGGATGTAATTATTAGACTAGTGTATGACTTCTACTACATAGCATTGTTGTCTGTTATCTTGtcttctccatgtttcttggtTAATCCAAGTATCAGAAATTCAAGCACAATGTGCCAGTATTAGAATACTTTGATGGTCTAGGTGAATTCCTAAGAATTGGGTTAGAAGATGAAAGTACTAACCGATGAATTTTCATCCTCCTGGTTTGCCAGTTTTCTGAAATCTGGTGTGAGTGATTGTATCACAATGATGTAGATGTCTTGGCGTAATTGTGTTTACTTGTTTTCCTATTCTAGTTCtggttcaaatttcaaaaagttCAGATCCTTATTGCCACTATTTACATGCATGGTTTAAAGGTTAAATGGTTAATTTTTCTTAACTTCAGATGAACTGATTGCCCTTTATTTGTTCTTTCCCGGGTGAATTTACTCACACTAAGCCCAGGAGTAGCTCCTTACTTAGGCAGATTCATCTCCTTCCTTTTCTTGAGGAAATCGTTGTGGGAAATTCGCTGTTCTGATGGGGAAAACTATAGggtaacatatatctttctctGTAAATTAGTAATAATGCATTAATGTGGTATTGTTTCTTCTTTACGCACTCCCAATTTGTGAGATGTATTAATGCAAATGATCGGCCTTAAcaattaatcaatcaatttGTCAGCTATGGGAATCCTTTGTATCCATTCTGCTCTATTGAGGAATACTTCATCTAATTCTAAATAACTTCTCTTATAATTTAGAGGTTCTCTAAAACAAGAGATTCTACAAATTTCATGTTTATCCCTACATGGGTCCTTTGCTATattaaatttctatttttagcTAAATCCATGTTGATTCGGTGACAGAGACAACTATACACCATGTAATTTTATGCGTACCAACTACATCAATTCTTCTGGCTTTATGATGTTGCATCAATTTTTCAGAATTCCACAATTTCCTTCATACAGAGAATTGATGCTATATTAAGCATTTCTTCAAGAAATCTAGGGATGCCATTTTTTGCCACTTAAAGGTCATTGAAGGTTTACTATCATTGGGAGAACGAATGAGTTGAACTTCTACTTATTTGTTTGCAGTGGCTACTAATGGAATTTCCAAGCATCTGTGTCTGAGAAAGTTTCCGCAGCTTTCTAGAATTGCACGTATAACAGAAGCAGATTTGAATGTAGCAGAAGGAAAAGATGTTGAGTCTAGCAGTTCCAGTTGGGAGACTCTAAAAAGAGACCATAATGTTTATGCTTCTCTACTTCAAGCTATTGAAACATCAAATTCATGTCCAAGTAATTGCATAGGTAATGCAGTTAGCGCTTCAAGTACGGACCATTATCCAGATGAAAGTATTGTGCATACTCTAGTTCCAAGAGACAGATATCAAGATTTACCTTCACACTGGTCAAGTATAGGACACAGTGATCCCAATGCTTCCGAGACGCTAGTTTACAAATTGAAAGCTGATCTTTGTGTCATCACTGAAATAAAGATACAACCTTTTAAAGGTGATTTGTTCATTCTCTCTTATCATCACCTTGGGCACTAAATTCCCTCTCGACTATTCCCAATCAGACTtccaaagttttttttattgctCTTTTGCTAATATACAAACATTTCCAAATCAGTTTATTTCCATCAAGGAAAGCCCATATGCTCTGCAAAATCTGTTCGGTTTCGATTAGGACACCCCAAATCCTCAAGAGATAAGAGTGATCTCCTGTACTTGCCCCAGCGACAGCCTGCTGATGACAAGTTTATATGGACGTATACCTCAAAAGAATTCCCTATGAAACAGGTGCGGTATAAACTTTACTTTTTCCCAACACAGACAAATCTTATGTGCTAATTTTATTTTCAGCCAAAAGAGTACTTCAATCTCTTGCTCTCTAAGGTCCATATACCCTTGTTCTAGTGTCTTAGGTTTATGGTGCAAATTTTCATGGGTTTGGTTTgtaattttatgagtttttgatgAGTTTGTCATTCTAAGGTCCATTTTAGCCAAAGGGAACTTATGAGACTGAAATGTTGCTCCATAAGATTTATGTAATGTGGTATAGGGCAACTGGTGACTTGACATTAATATTAAGAGGAGTTAAAATAGgatcatatttgattttttgtgTTCTGAAAGAATAAACTAGAAGATAAAGTTGTGTCTGAAAGAGTAATGCGGATCCAATCGATTCTTTTTTCAGATATTGTCCCATTAGGATCAATTGCATTGAATACAAGTTTTACAAATTCAAcgtatcaatttaagtttgatttggtttaTGATTCCAAACTCCTGAAAAAGACGTGCATGATTTTGAGTAATTGGTTTTTGCAAATACGAGAATcatattttcttgaactttgtttCTGTTATTGTTTGAGCTGTTGTCTTGAAGTCTTGAAGCCCTTTTCATTGAAGTACTAATTCCCGGTTTCTTTCTAGGGGAGATATCTGTATGTGTGAACTCGTTCTCAATTCTCACGAAGTCATTGCTTCCATTACCGGACAAATATCATGGCTTAACAGATATAGACAAGCGCTATCGACAGCGGTGAGTTTTATTTATTGTGCAGGTTTATGGTTGAAGCTTCTAGTTGCATGGTACTGACTCATTATAGGAGGGGTGACTGCATAACTATCATAGAAATTCTCTAGAATGGGtcatttcaaaattaatttttatcttCTCAGTTTGGATACATAATATGACTGTCACATTTTTTTCAGCCAGAATAATTTTAGATATTCTGGTCAATTCATAGAATGGTAGATGCTACATACATAAGCAACTCTTATAAGTTTTTCTCCAGGGGTTGTCTGCATATGTGTTGGTGCCCTTGCCTCGTATTCTGGCTATGCAGTTCTGCTTGTATttgcttttctctttctttttttaataaccaAGAAATCCCCGAGGCTAGTAGCACACAATTTGAAACTCGATGAATAATGGGCCTACCCCTCTAGCCAAAGGCCCCTCTAGCCAAAGGCTAGTACCGCTAGAACAAATCCCTGGGGGCTTTGCTTTTTGCTTCCACATAACTTGATCATTTAAAGTAGCTAAAGCAAACGAAAATATGCAATCTACCTTAGATTTGGGCATTTGGCATATGTCTACAACTATTTTTAGTGTCGGGTTTCCGGAGAGGATATCTTCAATTACAAACGTTTCTCTGACTTTCTTCTCATGATATCTTATGCATGCAAGGAGGAAACCAGTCAAATGATTAATTTTCTGTACTATTGCATGAAAAAGTTATTCAGGGTGTGTTCACTCTCCTTGCTGTTTATGATAGGTATGTGGACATGATTGCAAATCCTGAGGTGGTTGATACCTTTCGCAAGAGGGCAAAGGTAGGCTAGCTATTTATTTGTCTTCTGACTGTTACGTCAAAAGTACAATATCGTCTTTCTCTTATCATCAGTTGGTTACCTCTTGAATTGTAAACCTTCCAGTAAATTACTTTTACTAAGCAGTATGGATATTTGCCAAGTTAATAGTTTGTGATTGTTGGTCTAcaaattttcttctatttcctcCTTCTAAACTAAAATGACTGGAGACTTCATCAGTTTTGACAGTTAGGGAGCATATAGTTTTCTGTTATTACTTTGATCTCGAACTATCTGTTGGTTAGCATCCTCCACTTCCTATATCATCTCATTATTTCTTAACAATTGGTTACTAGATCATAACGTATTTTTGTTATCACGGGTTTATATTGCAAGCTggatttttaaatattgctttCAAACATGCATTTTGTTCTCTCTGTTGGTGGTagatgatttcagaaatgcatGTAGCAAATCATAAAGCTGATATCTCACTTATTAAAAGAATGATATTGTTTTCTTCATCGATGAATGAGGTTCTTTTTCGTTGTCTCTTCTTTTGGTTTTATAAAGTCTCTCCTTTGTTAAGGATCCATGTGTCTGATTTACTTGATTAGGTTTCTAGTTCGATCTATTCCATCGAGATCATGAGCTATAAATAGCCAATTCAGGCCTCAAATTTAAAGCTACTTTTCAGCTTATAATTGTAGCTTCAtgatatctatctatatatatatatatatatatatatatatatatatatagatagatatttCATTGCGAAGTTGTCCTCTATCAAATAATGGACTTATAACCACATTTAACTAATGAAAACCACAATCTACAAGATACTACTATGAATTTTCAAGTATAAATGAAAATACTCTCAGTTGTTCGTACTGCTCCGGGCATTTGTTTCTTTGGATCTTCCCAGAGTA of Lycium ferocissimum isolate CSIRO_LF1 unplaced genomic scaffold, AGI_CSIRO_Lferr_CH_V1 ctg10719, whole genome shotgun sequence contains these proteins:
- the LOC132041561 gene encoding F-box protein At4g00755-like, which gives rise to YNLVLTLAHNALARLQRLLANRWTSADVVCAGAVSRLWRQFVATNGISKHLCLRKFPQLSRIARITEADLNVAEGKDVESSSSSWETLKRDHNVYASLLQAIETSNSCPSNCIGNAVSASSTDHYPDESIVHTLVPRDRYQDLPSHWSSIGHSDPNASETLVYKLKADLCVITEIKIQPFKVYFHQGKPICSAKSVRFRLGHPKSSRDKSDLLYLPQRQPADDKFIWTYTSKEFPMKQVRYKLYFFPTQTNLMC